From Nitrososphaerota archaeon:
ATTGATACTGCTTTAGAAGCTAAAAAGCTTGGTTTAATAGTTATCGCAATAACTTCTCCTGAATTTTCTAAGAAAGTTCCATTGGATCATCCTGCAAGACATCCAAGTAAGAAGAATTTATTTGAAATTGCAGATATTGTAATAAATGGTTACATGCCATTTGGAGATGCAGTATTAGAAATAGAAGGGATAAAACAGAAAGTTGCACCAGTATCGACTATTATAAATGCATTCATAGTAAATTCTATAGTTGCAAAAACTGTAGAAAAATTAATTGAGAAAAAAGTAGAACCACCAATATGGATTAGTGGAAACATTCCAGGAGGAGATGAAGCAAATAAGAAATGGATTGAAAAATATAAAGGAAGGATAAAACATCTTTAATGTATTTATAAGAAATATTGTGAAAATGGAATGATATATGACTGGAAAAATTAAAATAGGAGTTATTGGTGCTGCTGGCTTTATTGGAGAAGTACATACAAGGGCTGCATTTGAGATACCTA
This genomic window contains:
- a CDS encoding SIS domain-containing protein, translated to MDIIDKYFEKVCEILEKIKNDEKENIEKAAEAISKAIIENKMIHVFGTGGHSNIAAEEMFYRSGGLIPVNAILDPGVNLAFGAIRSTLVERTPGYAQSILKNYDLKEGDIMIVANQYGINSVTIDTALEAKKLGLIVIAITSPEFSKKVPLDHPARHPSKKNLFEIADIVINGYMPFGDAVLEIEGIKQKVAPVSTIINAFIVNSIVAKTVEKLIEKKVEPPIWISGNIPGGDEANKKWIEKYKGRIKHL